In one window of Flavobacterium ginsengisoli DNA:
- a CDS encoding LamG domain-containing protein has product MKKILLTLMFVNFLTANAQNPVQEFNFNGNLYSTDNTISFLGAPLFVNDRMGSPKSALRLTNKAYQTVVGDLPQDNKPKTMSVWVKFNAVNIPHYIFGYGTAANGQYFGLIQQPVVSGNSDVSLVGWGDTNNIVVSVPLAKETWYFYSITYDGNVSKIYRNGELLKSVEGIQRSAKGYILNLGRLNTSTSINADIDDLRLYSVAMTDEQVLEAYNSSKASAATPPVTETMPVSSAVKKTGSASAKTTSPVAVSSIDTRGGKNIEVFSQGRKIMDSNGSNITDLPEGTYLIKVTNGSKK; this is encoded by the coding sequence ATGAAAAAAATATTACTCACTTTAATGTTTGTAAATTTTTTAACTGCGAATGCACAAAATCCGGTGCAAGAGTTTAATTTCAACGGAAATTTATACAGTACCGATAATACTATTTCATTCTTAGGAGCACCGCTTTTTGTAAATGATAGAATGGGAAGTCCTAAAAGTGCTTTACGACTTACAAATAAAGCTTATCAAACAGTAGTAGGAGATCTTCCTCAGGATAATAAACCAAAAACAATGTCGGTTTGGGTAAAATTTAATGCAGTAAATATTCCTCATTATATTTTTGGGTATGGTACAGCGGCAAATGGACAATATTTTGGGTTAATACAGCAACCTGTAGTTTCTGGTAATTCAGATGTGAGTCTGGTTGGTTGGGGAGATACAAATAATATTGTCGTTTCGGTGCCATTAGCAAAAGAAACTTGGTATTTTTATAGTATTACATATGACGGAAATGTTTCGAAAATTTACCGAAACGGTGAGCTATTAAAATCTGTTGAAGGAATTCAACGCTCGGCAAAAGGATATATTTTGAATCTTGGGAGATTAAATACCTCAACAAGCATTAATGCAGATATTGATGATTTAAGATTGTATAGTGTAGCCATGACAGACGAACAGGTTTTGGAAGCCTATAATAGTTCTAAAGCTTCTGCAGCGACGCCTCCTGTAACTGAAACAATGCCAGTTTCGAGTGCTGTGAAAAAGACTGGTAGTGCTTCTGCAAAAACTACGTCTCCTGTTGCTGTTTCATCTATAGACACTAGAGGAGGGAAGAATATTGAGGTTTTTTCTCAGGGAAGAAAAATAATGGATTCAAACGGCTCAAATATCACTGATTTACCCGAAGGAACGTATTTGATTAAAGTTACAAATGGTTCTAAAAAATAA